A DNA window from Loxodonta africana isolate mLoxAfr1 chromosome 7, mLoxAfr1.hap2, whole genome shotgun sequence contains the following coding sequences:
- the KBTBD3 gene encoding kelch repeat and BTB domain-containing protein 3 isoform X1: MDNSYNSNQQTSCNGISSEKKNSFLVSEDHGQKILSILQNFREQNVFYDFKIIMKDEIIPCHRCVLAACSDFFRAMFEVNMKERDGGSVTITNLSSKAVKAFLDYAYTGKTKITDDNVEMFFQLSSFLQVSFLSKACSDFLIKSIDLVNCLQLLSMSDSYGSTRLFDHALYFVQHHFSLLFKSSDFLEMNFGVLQKCLESDELNVPEEETVLKVVLSWTKHNLESRQEHLPHLIKKVRLHQLSEETLQDCLLNEECLLKSTNCFDIIMDAIKCVQGSGGLFPDARPSTTEKYIFVHKTEENGENQYTFCYNIKTDSWKILPQSHLIDLPGSSLSSYGEKIFLTGGCKGKCYRTVRLHIAESYHDATDQTWCYCPVKNDFFLASTMKTPRTMHTSIMALNRLFVIGGKTRGSRDIRSLLDVESYNPLSKEWVSVSPLPRGIYYPEASACQNVIYVLGSEVEITDAFNPSLDCFFKYNATTDQWSELVAEFGQFFHATLIKAVPVNYTLYICDLSTYKVYSFCPDTCVWKGEGSFECAGFNAGAIGIEDKIYILGGDYAPDEITDEVQVYHSSRSEWEEVSPMPRALTEFYCQVVQFNKYRDPWFSNHF; this comes from the exons ATGGATAATTCATATAATTCCAATCAACAAACTTCATGTAATGGAATTTCATCTGAGAAGAAAAACAGCTTCCTTGTGTCAGAAGATCATGGGCAGAAAATCTTAAGTATACTACAAAATTTTAGAGAACAGAATGTCTTTTATGATTTCAAAataatcatgaaagatgaaataaTCCCATGCCATCGTTGTGTGCTAGCAGCATGCAGTGACTTTTTCAG GGCTATGTTTGAAGTAAacatgaaagaaagagatggtggaagTGTTACCATTACTAATTTGTCCTCCAAAGCAGTAAAAGCATTTCTCGATTATGCGTATACTGGGAAAACAAAGATAACAGATGATAATGTAGAAATGTTCTTTCAGTTATCATCATTTCTTCAAGTTTCCTTCCTATCCAAAGCTTGCAGTGACTTTTTAATAAAGAGTATTGATCTTGTCAATTGTTTACAGTTATTATCAATGTCAGATAGCTATGGCTCTACCCGTTTGTTTGATCATGCATTATACTTTGTACAACAtcacttttctttgttatttAAATCCAGTGATTTCTTAGAGATGAATTTTGGAGTATTACAAAAATGTCTGGAATCGGATGAATTAAATGTTCCCGAAGAAGAAACCGTATTGAAAGTGGTCCTCAGTTGGACTAAACATAACTTAGAATCAAGGCAAGAGCATCTGCCTCACTTGATTAAAAAAGTGAGATTACATCAATTATCTGAGGAGACACTCCAAGACTGTCTGCTCAATGAAGAGTGTTTACTCAAAAGCACAAACTGCTTTGATATAATCatggatgcaattaagtgtgtgcAAGGTTCTGGTGGACTTTTCCCTGATGCTCGACCATCCACaactgaaaaatatatatttgttcacaaaactgaggaaaatggagaaaatcaaTATACATTTTGCTATAATATTAAAACTGACTCATGGAAAATCCTGCCACAGTCACACCTGATTGATTTGCCAGGATCCAGTCTGTCTAGTTACGGAGAGAAAATATTCTTGACAGGCGGTTGCAAAGGGAAGTGCTATAGAACAGTTCGACTTCATATTGCTGAGTCATACCACGATGCCACTGATCAAACCTGGTGCTACTGTCCAGTCAAAAATGATTTCTTCTTGGCATCAACTATGAAAACACCAAGAACCATGCATACATCAATTATGGCTCTCAATAGATTATTTGTCATAGGTGGAAAGACTAGAGGATCTCGGGACATTAGAAGCCTCTTAGATGTTGAATCTTACAATCCTCTTTCCAAAGAATGGGTGTCTGTGAGCCCACTGCCCAGAGGCATATACTATCCAGAAGCAAGTGCATGCCAAAATGTAATCTATGTTCTTGGATCAGAGGTAGAGATTACTGATGCCTTTAACCCATCTCTTGATTGCTTTTTTAAATACAATGCTACAACTGATCAGTGGTCTGAACTAGTAGCAGAGTTTGGGCAATTTTTTCATGCAACACTAATTAAAGCAGTCCCTGTAAATTACACACTGTATATATGTGACCTTTCCACCTATAAGGTGTATAGTTTTTGTCCAGATACTTGTGTTTGGAAGGGTGAAGGATCTTTTGAATGTGCAGGGTTTAATGCAGGTGCAATTGGAATTGAAGATAAAATTTATATATTAGGTGGTGATTATGCACCAGATGAAATCACAGATGAAGTACAGGTCTACCACAGCAGCAGGTCCGAGTGGGAAGAAGTTTCACCAATGCCAAGAGCCTTAACTGAATTTTACTGCCAGGTGGTTCAGTTTAATAAATACAGGGACCCTTGGTTTTCTAATCATTTCTAA
- the KBTBD3 gene encoding kelch repeat and BTB domain-containing protein 3 isoform X2 encodes MDNSYNSNQQTSCNGISSEKKNSFLVSEDHGQKILSILQNFREQNVFYDFKIIMKDEIIPCHRCVLAACSDFFSDFLEMNFGVLQKCLESDELNVPEEETVLKVVLSWTKHNLESRQEHLPHLIKKVRLHQLSEETLQDCLLNEECLLKSTNCFDIIMDAIKCVQGSGGLFPDARPSTTEKYIFVHKTEENGENQYTFCYNIKTDSWKILPQSHLIDLPGSSLSSYGEKIFLTGGCKGKCYRTVRLHIAESYHDATDQTWCYCPVKNDFFLASTMKTPRTMHTSIMALNRLFVIGGKTRGSRDIRSLLDVESYNPLSKEWVSVSPLPRGIYYPEASACQNVIYVLGSEVEITDAFNPSLDCFFKYNATTDQWSELVAEFGQFFHATLIKAVPVNYTLYICDLSTYKVYSFCPDTCVWKGEGSFECAGFNAGAIGIEDKIYILGGDYAPDEITDEVQVYHSSRSEWEEVSPMPRALTEFYCQVVQFNKYRDPWFSNHF; translated from the exons ATGGATAATTCATATAATTCCAATCAACAAACTTCATGTAATGGAATTTCATCTGAGAAGAAAAACAGCTTCCTTGTGTCAGAAGATCATGGGCAGAAAATCTTAAGTATACTACAAAATTTTAGAGAACAGAATGTCTTTTATGATTTCAAAataatcatgaaagatgaaataaTCCCATGCCATCGTTGTGTGCTAGCAGCATGCAGTGACTTTTTCAG TGATTTCTTAGAGATGAATTTTGGAGTATTACAAAAATGTCTGGAATCGGATGAATTAAATGTTCCCGAAGAAGAAACCGTATTGAAAGTGGTCCTCAGTTGGACTAAACATAACTTAGAATCAAGGCAAGAGCATCTGCCTCACTTGATTAAAAAAGTGAGATTACATCAATTATCTGAGGAGACACTCCAAGACTGTCTGCTCAATGAAGAGTGTTTACTCAAAAGCACAAACTGCTTTGATATAATCatggatgcaattaagtgtgtgcAAGGTTCTGGTGGACTTTTCCCTGATGCTCGACCATCCACaactgaaaaatatatatttgttcacaaaactgaggaaaatggagaaaatcaaTATACATTTTGCTATAATATTAAAACTGACTCATGGAAAATCCTGCCACAGTCACACCTGATTGATTTGCCAGGATCCAGTCTGTCTAGTTACGGAGAGAAAATATTCTTGACAGGCGGTTGCAAAGGGAAGTGCTATAGAACAGTTCGACTTCATATTGCTGAGTCATACCACGATGCCACTGATCAAACCTGGTGCTACTGTCCAGTCAAAAATGATTTCTTCTTGGCATCAACTATGAAAACACCAAGAACCATGCATACATCAATTATGGCTCTCAATAGATTATTTGTCATAGGTGGAAAGACTAGAGGATCTCGGGACATTAGAAGCCTCTTAGATGTTGAATCTTACAATCCTCTTTCCAAAGAATGGGTGTCTGTGAGCCCACTGCCCAGAGGCATATACTATCCAGAAGCAAGTGCATGCCAAAATGTAATCTATGTTCTTGGATCAGAGGTAGAGATTACTGATGCCTTTAACCCATCTCTTGATTGCTTTTTTAAATACAATGCTACAACTGATCAGTGGTCTGAACTAGTAGCAGAGTTTGGGCAATTTTTTCATGCAACACTAATTAAAGCAGTCCCTGTAAATTACACACTGTATATATGTGACCTTTCCACCTATAAGGTGTATAGTTTTTGTCCAGATACTTGTGTTTGGAAGGGTGAAGGATCTTTTGAATGTGCAGGGTTTAATGCAGGTGCAATTGGAATTGAAGATAAAATTTATATATTAGGTGGTGATTATGCACCAGATGAAATCACAGATGAAGTACAGGTCTACCACAGCAGCAGGTCCGAGTGGGAAGAAGTTTCACCAATGCCAAGAGCCTTAACTGAATTTTACTGCCAGGTGGTTCAGTTTAATAAATACAGGGACCCTTGGTTTTCTAATCATTTCTAA